Proteins co-encoded in one Arachis hypogaea cultivar Tifrunner chromosome 13, arahy.Tifrunner.gnm2.J5K5, whole genome shotgun sequence genomic window:
- the LOC112736804 gene encoding uncharacterized protein: MKFDKTDALSIFSEIKKQHKHIKLKRRFLLAFPPTKSERRKLKKSKFFQKEFLSESLLREDDLFYDTVRAHVESAFGASEVGIDDDLLLDDMHLINMPKVKLKRLILSVLDNLSTKGLYLLAKIVADGSVKCEKTRHNLKQTIKGSLSSALGSKRLNHRQLESRKQIFHLLSNPQQFRIRCEPFSVLKSESCHAAAVKVLRRLESFPSKTLIAMYNKLKGVKCTHQLQPCKHGWGRDKLIKLLNKTCREMLFQLDSKGDLQEPLAKAMAVADLSLKLTLGRDKIFAREFYQFPPEIKSLQTNIMNAIWSVKNEVTLPVLRNLQLLIEPEAKISNRSLRTAFVNLLTEFLFECVDMDSIPKSLSHIIAVIHKNSKITDNVVFSRKYIDKEVDYILGISAQTKQIVLDLLPDHGFDQDFTDAYGEELEESDDSDSGIDDDDNDKLHEDRIYSNYEAESIGDFAPVLFQPSTSIKEEDVSFCPSTTSGRFCGASPNREYTENVVNKPALHESGTDVDMRDSSCMSCVETEPTSTKQSIDRNQYLAIQDACDKTSMLAYNLVGHLLKEFAIIEGLDIKANQRLYLSSDNAIEDIQEMEHSSSGNTESSAVIQVVKELVPALPDSAMEKLKILMS, translated from the exons ATGAAGTTTGATAAAACCGACGCACTCTCAATTTTTTCTGAAATTAAGAAGCAACACAAGCATATTAAGCTTAAGAGGAG GTTTTTGTTGGCCTTTCCACCCACCAAATCTGAGAGAAGAAAATTGAAGAAGTCCAAATTTTTCCAAAAGGA GTTTTTGTCCGAGTCTTTACTCAGGGAAGATGAT TTATTTTATGATACGGTAAGAGCTCATGTTGAAAGTGCCTTTGGAGCATCCGAAGTCGGAATAGATGATGATCTTCTTTTGGACGATATGCATTTGATTAACATGCCCAAAGTGAAACTGAAAAGGTTGATATTATCTGTCCTTGATAATTTGTCCACCAAGGGACTATACCTTCTTGCAAAGATTGTTGCGGATGGCTCTGTCAAGTGTGAGAAAACTCGTCACAATTTGAAGCAAACCATCAAGGGTTCTCTCTCAAGTGCTCTTGGTAGCAAAAGGCTTAATCATCGTCAGCTGGAAAGTCGTAAACAGATTTTTCATCTTCTCAGCAATCCGCAGCAATTCCGAATTAGGTGTGAACCTTTTTCTGTGTTAAAATCTGAATCTTGTCATGCTGCTGCAGTGAAGGTACTGCGTCGGCTCGAGAGTTTTCCTTCTAAAACCTTGATAGCAATGTATAACAAACTTAAGGGAGTGAAATGCACACATCAGTTACAACCCTGTAAACACGGTTGGGGACGAGACAAGCTTATCAAGCTATTGAACAAAACCTGTAGGGAGATGCTTTTTCAACTTGATAGTAAAGGTGATCTACAAGAGCCATTAGCCAAAGCCATGGCAGTAGCAGACTTATCCCTAAAACTGACACTTGGTCGGGACAAAATATTTGCAAGAGAATTTTACCAATTCCCACCTGAAATAAAATCATTGCAGACTAATATAATGAATGCTATATGGTCTGTTAAAAATGAAGTTACATTACCAGTGCTAAGAAATTTGCAGCTTCTGATAGAACCCGAGGCTAAAATATCAAATAGGAGCTTAAGGACAGCTTTTGTTAATCTTTTGACCGAATTTCTATTTGAGTGTGTTGATATGGATAGCATCCCAAAGTCTCTATCACATATCATTGCTGTTATTcataagaattcaaagatcacaGACAATGTAGTATTCAGTAGGAAGTATATTGACAAAGAAGTTGACTACATACTAGGTATAAGTGCCCAGACAAAACAGATTGTTTTGGATTTGTTGCCTGACCATGGATTTGATCAAGACTTTACAGATGCATATGGggaggaattggaagaaagtgaTGATAGTGACAGtggtattgatgatgatgataatgataaacTTCATGAGGATAGAATATATTCAAATTACGAAGCAGAAAGTATTGGGGATTTTGCACCAGTTTTGTTTCAACCCTCTACTTCCATTAAAGAGGAAGATGTTTCATTCTGTCCATCTACAACCAGTGGGAGGTTTTGTGGTGCTTCACCCAACAGAGAATATACTGAGAATGTTGTCAACAAACCTGCCTTACATGAATCAGGTACTGACGTAGACATGAGAGACTCATCTTGCATGTCTTGTGTGGAAACAGAACCCACCTCTACCAAGCAAAGCATCGACAGGAACCAATACCTAGCCATCCAAGATGCTTGTGATAAGACAAGTATGCTTGCATATAATCTTGTAGGTCATTTATTGAAGGAGTTTGCCATAATTGAAGGCCTAGATATAAAAGCAAACCAGAGATTATACCTCAGCAGTGATAATGCAATTGAAGATATCCAAG AAATGGAACATTCCTCGTCTGGGAACACAGAAAGTTCAGCTGTCATTCAAGTAGTTAAAGAGCTGGTTCCAGCCCTTCCAGATAG CGCCATGGAAAAACTGAAGATATTGATGAGCTGA
- the LOC112736805 gene encoding uncharacterized protein, producing the protein MAVNDADQSNRPHRSRHSGAKKAKSDKKKKQQQRQNDDGGDEKRQNPKAFAFSSTNKAKRLQSRSVEKEQRRLHVPIVDRSYGEPPPYVVVVQGPPQVGKSLLIKSLVKHYTKHNLPDVRGPITIVSGKQRRVQFVECPNDINGMIDAAKFADLALLLIDGSYGFEMETFEFLNILQTHGFPKVMGVLTHLDKFKDAKKLRKRKQELKRRFWTEIYDGAKLFYLSGLIHGKYVKREVHNLARFISVMKFHPLSWRTSHPYVLVDRFEDITPPEKVHANNKCDRKITLYGYLRGCNLKKGNKVHIAGVGDYSLTAVTALPDPCPLPSAAKKKGLRDKEKLFYAPMSGLGDLLYDKDAVYININDHLVQFSKVDDENSAMTSKGKDRDVGEVLVKSLQNTKYSINEKLENSFINIFGQKPEMSSEAVADALATHKDNKHDSEEDVSDRDQHGKAIETGEDGDGSESSDQDEAGAMMGEASSSDDRDDDATDMKAIPGDLKEHVEFKDGRRRRKAIFGNDVDQSDMMDSKEDNDAASDDAASSDSESFKEDDDDDDDDDDDEDNDDDNEDDTDDDDMGNVSKWKESLAERTLSRKTPSLMQLVYGESTVNMTSINKQNDSSDDEESDDDFFKPIEEVKKQSMKNGLNDGMVNTEDCSKCEPSVDQRWDKKDNEGIRNRFVTGNLAKAALRNSLSNGNTEEENDEVYGDFEDLETGEKYDNYQTDDAVATTVHKGDDAEAEQRRLKKLALRAKFDSQYDGDEVETPEEDAGNDEKSKPHGQANESSYFDKLKEEIELRKQMNIAELNDLDEDTRLEIEGFRNGTYLRLEVHDVPCEMVEYFDPYHPILVGGIGLGEENVGYMQAKLKRHRFHKKVLKTRDPIIVSVGWRRYQTTPVYATEDLNGRLRMLKYTPEHAHCFAFFWGPLAPPNTGIVAVQNLSNNQATFRITATAVVLEYNHAARIVKKIKLVGYPCKIFKKTAFIKDMFTSDLEVARFEGAAIRTVSGIRGQVKKAAKEEIGNQPKRKGGQTKEGIARCTFEDKILMSDIVFLRAWTQVEVPDFYNPLTTALQPRDKTWLGMRTVAELRREHNLPIPLNKDSLYKKVERKRKKYNPLVIPKSLQEKLPFESKPKNTPKRKRKSLDQKRAVVMESAERKICRLYQHYRLIANNSEKKRKINAEKKRKELEKERAKDELLTRKRQREERRVRYRAQDKQNKRMRRAEA; encoded by the exons ACGCTCCGTCGAGAAGGAGCAGCGCCGCCTCCATGTTCCCATCGTTGACCGCTCCTATGGCGAGCCCCCACCTTATGTCGTCGTTGTGCAAGGTCCACCGCAG GTTGGGAAGTCCCTGTTGATAAAGTCTTTGGTCAAGCATTACACAAAGCATAATTTGCCTGATGTGCGAGGCCCAATTACTATTGTTTCAG GAAAGCAAAGGAGGGTTCAGTTTGTTGAATGCCCAAATGATATTAATGGTATGATAGATGCGGCAAAGTTTGCTGATCTAGCACTGCTGCTTATAGATGGATCCTATGGTTTTGAAATG GAAACATTTGAATTCCTTAATATATTGCAAACACATGGGTTTCCAAAGGTCATGGGTGTTCTTACTCATCTTGACAAATTCAAGGATGctaaaaagttgaggaaaagaaaacaagaattaaaacgcAGATTTTGGACTGAAATATATGACGGAgctaaattgttttatttatcgGGCCTTATTCATGGAAA GTATGTCAAGCGCGAAGTTCACAATCTCGCGCGGTTTATTTCCGTAATGAAGTTTCATCCTCTATCTTGGCGAACTTCTCATCCGTATGTTTTGGTGGATCGTTTTGAAGATATCACGCCTCCTGAAAAAGTGCATGCAAATAACAAGTGTGACAGAAAAATCACACTTTATGGTTATCTTAGAGGGTGTAATTTAAAAAAGGGAAATAAG GTACATATTGCTGGGGTGGGTGATTATAGTTTAACCGCTGTTACTGCTTTACCTGATCCTTGTCCTCTTCCATCTGCTGCTAAAAAGAAAGGACTGCGTGATAAGGAAAAGTTGTTCTATGCTCCTATGTCTGGCCTCGGGGATCTTTTGTATGACAAAGATGCtgtatacataaatattaatgATCACCTTGTGCAGTTTTCAAAAGTTGATGATGAAAACTCAGCCATGACAAGCAAAG GTAAGGACAGAGATGTGGGGGAGGTTTTGGTGAAATCTCTTCAAAATACCAAATACTCGATCAATGAAAAGCTAGAAAATAGCTTTATCAATATTTTTGGTCAAAAGCCGGAAATGTCATCAGAAGCTGTAGCTGATGCATTGGCTACACACAAAGATAACAAGCATGATAGCGAAGAAGATGTTTCAGATAGAGATCAGCATGGGAAAGCTATTGAAACTGGTGAAGATGGTGATGGTTCAGAATCATCTGATCAGGATGAAGCTGGTGCCATGATGGGTGAAGCCAGTTCTTCTGATGACAGAGATGATGATGCAACTGATATGAAAGCCATTCCTGGAGACTTGAAAGAACATGTTGAATTTAAAGACGGGAGACGAAGGAGGAAAGCAATATTTGGAAATGATGTTGATCAAAGTGATATGATG GATTCAAAAGAGGATAATGATGCTGCTAGTGATGATGCGGCTTCTTCTGATTCAGAATCTTTTAAAGAggatgacgacgacgacgacgatgatgatgatgatgaggacaaTGATGACGACAATGAGGATGACACAGATG aTGATGACATGGGGAATGTTTCAAAGTGGAAAGAATCTTTAGCGGAAAGGACACTCTCACGGAAAACTCCTAGTTTGATGCAACTTGTGTATGGTGAATCTACTGTTAATATGACCTCTATAAACAAACAGAATGATAGTAGTGACGATGAGGAAAGTGACGATGACTTTTTTAAGCCTATTGAAGAAGTAAAAAAG CAAAGCATGAAAAATGGACTGAATGATGGAATGGTCAACACTGAGGATTGTTCCAAGTGTGAACCTTCTGTGGATCAGAGATGGGATAAGAAAGATAACGAGGGAATCCGCAATCGTTTTGTCACTGGAAATTTGGCAAAAGCTGCTCTCAGAAATTCTCTGTCAAATGGTAACACTGAAGAGGAAAATGATGAAGTCTACGGAGATTTTGAAGATCTAGAAACAGGAGAGAAATATGACAATTACCAGACAGATGATGCAGTTGCCACAACAGTACACAAAGGAGACGATGCGGAGGCTGagcagaggaggctcaagaaaCTTGCCCTACGTGCAAAATTTGATTCACA GTATGATGGCGATGAAGTTGAGACACCAGAGGAAGATGCGGGCAATGATGAGAAGTCCAAACCTCATGGTCAAGCCAATGAAAGTAGTTATTTTGATAAG TTGAAAGAGGAAATTGAGCTTCGGAAACAAATGAATATAGCTGAACTCAATGATCTTGATGAAGATACCAGGTTAGAGATAGAAGGCTTCCGAAATGGGACATACCTAAGATTAGAGGTTCATGATGTTCCTTGTGAGATGGTTGAGTACTTTGATCCCTACCATCCCATATTGGTGGGAGGGATCGGTCTAGGGGAGGAAAATGTTGGATACATGCag GCTAAGCTAAAGAGGCACAGGTTCCATAAGAAAGTGCTGAAGACCAGAGATCCAATTATAGTTTCCGTTGGATGGAGGCGTTACCAAACAACACCAGTATATGCTACTGAGGATCTCAATGGAAGACTGCGAATGCTAAAATATACTCCAGAACATGCACATTGCTTTGCCTTTTTTTGGGGCCCTCTTGCCCCTCCCAACACTGGGATAGTGGCTGTTCAGAATTTATCAAACAATCAG GCAACGTTTAGGATTACTGCAACTGCCGTTGTACTCGAGTATAATCATGCAGCTAGGATAGTgaagaaaatcaaattggttGGTTACCCATGCAAGATATTCAAGAAAACAGCATTTATCAAGGATATGTTTACTTCAGATCTTGAAGTAGCTCGGTTCGAAGGTGCAGCCATTCGAACTGTCAGTGGGATCAGGGGGCAGGTCAAGAAG GCTGCAAAAGAAGAGATAGGTAACCAACCAAAAAGGAAGGGTGGGCAAACCAAAGAAGGAATTGCTCGGTGCACATTTGAAGACAAGATTCTGATGAGTGACATTGTTTTCCTGCGTGCATGGACTCAAGTTGAAGTCCCAGATTTTTATAATCCATTGACAACAGCATTGCAGCCTCGTGACAAGACCTGGTTAGGAATGCGCACTGTTGCAGAATTGAGAAGAGAACACAACCTTCCTATACCTTTAAATAAAGATTCACTTTACAAG AaagttgaaagaaaaagaaagaagtatAATCCACTGGTGATTCCGAAGTCTCTACAGGAAAAGCTTCCCTTTGAATCAAAACCCAAGAATACGCCTAAGCGGAAGAGGAAGTCACTTGATCAGAAAAGGGCTGTCGTCATGGAAAGCGCTGAACGTAAAATTTGTCGTCTTTATCAGCATTATCGACTTATCGCAAATAATTCG GAAAAGAAGCGAAAGATTAAtgcagaaaagaagaggaaagaaCTCGAGAAGGAGAGAGCGAAGGATGAACTTCTGACGAGAAAGCGCCAGAGAGAGGAAAGACGAGTGAGATACCGTGCGCAAGACAAGCAGAACAAGAGAATGCGGAGAGCCGAAGCCTGA
- the LOC112732500 gene encoding protein MAIN-LIKE 2-like, producing MPPDWYNSIVEGHLRDTGFYHVSHIGVVQCQSTLVNALIERWRPETHTFHFSVGECAVTLEDVALILGLSTNGLPVTGPTLSSYEALEAECLDQFGVAPKKKNCTGNFIKLTWFRGLKDRLVLVDDIQIQRYVKCHIILFGTIVFGDKYGAGVQWKFLPLLRNFARIIQFSWGSACLAHLYRALCRATRVECKEIDGPLTLLLTWTWIHLPFIAPIPSNSQLFPIANRWRYWDRENRPYRFRSLAHFRRFVWEAYAIGQINPDVIPPNIRQHSAIWSATVPLISFECIEWHASDRLRRKFGLTQDVPHQERDLDEAHDEVLTAPKNQD from the exons ATGCCGCCGGATTGGTACAATTCAATAGTGGAGGGACATTTACGGGACACCGGCTTTTATCATGTTTCACATATTGGAGTTGTCCAATGTCAGTCGACATTGGTTAATGCTCTGATCGAGAGATGGCGCCCTGAGACTCACACATTCCATTTTTCGGTTGGTGAGTGTGCCGTAACGCTGGAAGACGTGGCGTTAATTCTTGGTCTTTCAACGAATGGTCTGCCAGTTACAGGACCGACACTCAGTAGTTATGAGGCATTAGAGGCCGAATGCTTGGATCAGTTTGGTGTTGCACCTAAGAAGAAAAATTGTACGGGAAATTTCATCAAGTTGACGTGGTTTCGAGGATTGAAAGATCGTTTAGTATTGGTTGATGATATTCAGATTCAGAGGTACGTGAAGTGCCACATAATATTGTTTGGGACCATTGTATTTGGAGATAAGTATGGGGCAGGGGTGCAGTGGAAGTTTCTGCCGTTACTCCGTAACTTTGCCAGGATCATACAGTTCAGTTGGGGATCGGCATGCCTGGCACACCTGTATAGAGCGTTGTGTAGGGCAACTCGTGTCGAATGTAAGGAGATTGATGGTCCGCTGACACTTTTGCTTACCTGGACTTGGATCCATCTACCATTTATTGCGCCGATTCCTAGCAATTCTCAACTCTTTCCAATTGCAAATAG GTGGCGTTACTGGGATCGTGAGAATCGACCTTACAGATTTCGTAGCCTTGCTCACTTTAGGAGA TTTGTTTGGGAGGCTTATGCAATTGGTCAGATCAATCCAGACGTGATTCCTCCTAACATCCGTCAGCATTCAGCTATTTGGAGTGCCACAGTTCCACTTATATCTTTTGAATGCATTGAGTGGCATGCATCTGATAGACTGAGGAGGAAATTTGGCTTGACCCAGGACGTTCCTCATCAAGAGCGGGATCTAGATGAAGCACACGACGAAGTTCTGACAGCTCCCAAGAATCAAGATTGA